A segment of the Bordetella flabilis genome:
GGTCCGGCGACGATCTGCCCCGCGCCAGCGGCGGCACCGCGCCTGCGGGCGACCAGACCGAACGCGCCACCAAGCCCCTGCCGCAGGACGCGATGATTCTCGTCCCCCTGCGCGACGCCGTGCTTTTCCCCGGCGTTCTCTCTCCCGTCACCGTGCGGCGCCCGGGCTCCGTGAGCGCCGCGCAGGAAGCCGTCAAAAGCGAATTGCCGGTTGGCTTCCTGCTTCAGCGCGACGCTTCCAAGACCGAGGTCGGGCCGTCCGACCTCTACTGGGTCGGCACGCAGGGCCCCATCGTCCGCTACATCACCGGCCAGGACGACTCTCACCACATCGTGGTGCAAGGCCAGTCCCGCTTCCGCGTACTGGAATTCCTGGAAGGCTGGCCCTACATGGTCGCGCGCGTGGCCATGGTGGAACAAGCCGAAAACACCGATCCGCAGATCGAGGCGCGCTTCCTGCAGTTGAAGGAGCAGGCCGTCGCCGCCATCGGCCTGTTGCCGCACGTGCCGGATGAACTGGCCGCCGTGGTGCAAGGGATCTCCTCGCCCGGGGTCCTGTCGGACATGGTCGCCAACCTCATCGATGTAAAGCCCGCGGAAAAGCAGGACATCCTGGAGACCTTCGACCTCGCGCGGCGCCTGGACAAGGTGATCGAGCTGCTGTCGGCGCGCGTCAACGTGCTGAAGCTCAGCCGCGAAATCGGCGAAAAGACCCGTGCGCAGTTCGATGAACGCCAACGCGAACACGTCCTGCGCGAGCAACTGCGGCAGATCCAGAAAGAGCTGGGCGAAGGCGACGATACCGCGGCCGAGATCGAGGAACTGAAGAACGCCATCGAGAACGCCGGCATGCCGGAGGAAGTGCTGGGCAACGCACGCAAGGAGCTGAAGCGCCTGCAGCGCATGAGCGAAGGCGGCGGCGAGTACGCGATGCTCCGCACTTACCTGGAATGGCTTACGGAGTTGCCCTGGAAGCAGGAACCGCAACCGCCCATCGACATCGCGCAAGCGCGGCAGATCCTGGACGAAGACCACTTCGGCCTGGAAAAGATCAAGCGGCGCATCCTCGAATACCTGGCCGTGCGCAAGCTCAATCCCCAGGGCAAGAGCCCGGTGCTGTGCTTTTCCGGGCCTCCGGGCGTCGGCAAGACCTCGCTCGGGCAGTCCATCGCACGGGCGACCGGGCGGGCCTTCCAGCGCGTGGCGCTGGGCGGTGTGCATGACGAAGCGGAAATCCGTGGCCACCGCCGCACCTACCTGGGCGCCTTGCCCGGCAACATCATCCAGGCCATGCGGCGCGCCGGAACCAACAACGTCGTGATGATGCTCGACGAGATCGACAAACTGGGTGCTGGCGGCTTCCACGGCGATCCCGGCAGCGCGCTGCTGGAAGTGCTGGATCCCGAACAGAACCACAAATTCCGGGACAACTACCTGGGCGTGGATTTCGATCTGTCGCGCGTGATGTTCATCTGCACGGCCAATGTGCTGGATACCATCCCCGGGCCGCTGCGCGACCGTATGGAGATCATCCAGCTTCCCGGCTACACCGAGGAAGAAAAAATCCAGATCGCGCGCCGCTACCTGGTAAAGCGCCAGTTGGAGGCGAACGGCCTGCGCCCCGAGCAGGCCAGCATCAGCGATGCGGCGCTGGCCGCCATCGTGCGCGACTACACCCGTGAGGCCGGCGTACGCAACCTGGAGCGGGAAGTCGGCTCCATCCTGCGACACGCGGCCATGCAGATCGCCGAAGGCAAGTCCGAGAACGTCGACGTGGAAGTGGACGACCTGGCGGAGTCCCTGGGCCCGCGGCGCTTCGAGAACGAGGTCGCCTTGCGCACCAGCGTCCCGGGTGTCGCCACGGGGCTGGCCTGGACGCCGGTGGGCGGCGATATCCTTTTCATCGAGGCGAGCAAGGTGCCAGGCAGCGGCAGGCTGATCCTGACCGGCCAACTGGGCGATGTCATGAAGGAATCGGCCCAGGCGGCGCTGACGCTGGCCAAGACCTGGAGCGGCGACCCGCTGGACAAAGTGGACATCCACGTCCACGTACCGGCGGGCGCGACGCCCAAGGACGGGCCCAGCGCGGGCGTGGCCATGTTCGTCGCCCTGGCGTCGCTGCTGAAGGGAACGCCGGTGCGATCGGAGGTCGCCATGACCGGCGAGGTCAGCTTGCGGGGGCTGGTGCTGCCGATCGGCGGCGTGAAGGAGAAGACCCTGGCGGCGCTGCGCGCCGGCATTACGACCGTGATGCTGCCGCGCCGCAACGAAAAGGACCTGGACGACGTCCCGAAGGAGGCGCGGGACAAGCTCAGGGTCGTACTGCTGGATCGGGTCGAGGACGCGCTGAAGGTGGCCCTGGCGACCGAAAAAGTCCCGGAACAGGCCGACGCGACCATCGAAACGCTGCATTGAGGGGAGGCGGGTATCGTCCCCGCTACGGACGATACCCGCCGACGGCGCTGCGGCCGCTGCCGCGATGCCCGTACTCAGGGACTCATGTCTTCAGGCGATAGCCTGTCCGGAATATCCGGCGGACCGCGGCCATGCATACCACCAGGAACAGCAGCGTCATGCCCAGGCTCACCGCCACGCTGACGTCGGCCACGCCATAGAAGCTCCAGCGGAAACCGCTGACCAGGTAGACCACGGGATTGAACAGCGTCACCGCCCGCCAGAAATCGGGCAGCATGTTGATGGAATAGAAGCTGCCGCCCAGGAAGGTCAGTGGGGTGACGACCATCAAGGGGATCACCTGCAGTTTCTCGAAGCCGTCGGCCCAGATGCCGATGATGAAGCCGAACAGGCTGAAGGTCACTGATGTCAGCACCAGGAAGCCCACCATCCACAGCGGATGCGCGATGCCGAACGGCACGAACAGGCGGGCCGTGACCAGCATGATGATGCCCAGGATGATGGACTTGGACGCGGCGGCGCCTACATAGCCAATGACGATCTCCACATAGGAGATGGGCGCGGAATGGATCTCGTAGATCGTGCCGGTGAACCGCGGCATATAGATGCCGAACGACGCGTTCGAGATGCTTTGCGTCAGCAGGGCCAGCATGATCATGCCCGGCACGATGAAGGCGCCGTAGCTGACCCCGTCGATATTGACCATGTGCGAGCCTATCGCCGACCCGAAGACCACGAAGTACAGGGCCGTGGAAATGACCGGCGAAGCCACGCTTTGCATGAGGGTGCGCCACATGCGGTGCATTTCGAACAGATAGATGGCGCGGATGGCGTAGATGTTCATGATCGGGCGCTTACCAGACTGACGAAGATTTCTTCCAGGGAGCTTTCGGAGGATCGCAGGTCGACGAATTCGATGCCCGCCTCGTCCAGCCGGCGCAGCAGCGTGGCAATGTCCGATCCGCCCTCCTGGTTATCGTAGGTGTAGACCAGTTCGTGCCCGGCGCCCGCCAGTTCCAGCTGATAGCCGGCCAATGAGGGCGGCAGCACCGGCAAGGCCGCCTTCAAGGTCAGCGTAAGCTGGCGCTTGCCCAGCTTTTTCATCAGTGCGTCCTTTTCCTCGACGAGGATGATCTCGCCCTGGCGGATCACCCCCACCCGGTCAGCCATTTCCTGGGCTTCCTCGATGTAGTGCGTCGTCAGGATGATGGTGACGCCCTGGTCGCGCAGGCGGCGCACCATTTCCCACATGCCCCGTCGCAACTCCACGTCCACGCCCGCCGTCGGCTCGTCCAGGAACAGAATCGTCGGCTCATGGGACAAGGCCTTGGCAATCATGACGCGCCGCTTCATGCCCCCGGACAAGGCCATAATGCGCGAGTCCTTCTTCTCCCACAGCGACAGGTCGCGCAGCACACGCTCGATATGGGCGGGGTTGGCCGGCTTGCCGAACAACCCGCGACTGAAGGTCACTGTGCTCCAGACGCTTTCGAAGGCGTCGGTGGACAGCTCCTGCGGCACCAGTCCTATGCTGGCGCGGGCGGCGCGGTAATCGCGGATGATGTCGTGGCCGTCGGCCAGCACTGTGCCCTGGGATGGGTTCACGATGCCGCAGATGATGCTGATCAGCGTCGTCTTGCCGGCGCCGTTGGGCCCCAGGAGGGCAAAAATCTCGCCGCGACGTATATCGAGATCGACATTCTTCAATGCCTGAAAGCCCGACGCGTACGTCTTGGACAGGCCTCTGACAGAAATAATGGAATCCACACCGGTCTCTCGTGAAGCGCAATGGGGCGATTCTAACCGTCACGGTGCGGCGGCCCGCGCTCGCGCACGCCGACATGAGATATCCACACGCCCGAACAATCCCGGCTGCCACGCGGAAAGCCGGCCTAAAATGACGTTTTGCACTTGTGTACCCGTGCTCGCCATGAGTCTCGCCAACGCGCCCCTCGGGCATGACGTCGCCTACCCCGATCACTATGACGCGACACTGCTGTTTCCGATCGACCGCGCCGCCAACCGCGGCGCATTGGGCATCGCGACACCCTTGCCTTTCACCGGCCAGGATATCTGGAACGCCTACGAGCTGTCGTGGTTGAACGCGCGCGGCAAGCCTCAGGTCGCGCTGGGCCGGTTTACGGTACCCGCCGACAGTCCACGCATCGTGGAGTCGAAGTCGTTCAAGCTCTACCTGAATTCGCTGAACCAGACGCGCCTGCCGGATGCCAGGGCCTATATCGAACGCGTCGTGGCGGATGTCAGCGCTGCCGTGGGCACGCCTGTCGGGCTGGAACTGTTGCCATCCGACCGCTTCGCCGACGCACGCGTCGGCGTGCTCCCCGGCGAAACGCTGGACGATCTGGACATCGACATCGACCGGTACACCCCGGATTCGGCGCTGCTCCGCTGTGCGCCCGATGCCGGCATCGTCGAGGAAACGCTCACCTCCGAACTGCTGAAGTCAAATTGCCCGGTCACCGGGCAGCCCGACTGGGGCGGCGTGCAGATCAGCTATCGGGGACGCAGGATAGACCGGGCCGCCCTGCTGTCCTATATCGTGTCCTTCCGGCAGCACACCGAATTCCACGAACACTGCGTCGAGCGCATGTTCATGGACATCATGGCTGCCTGCGCACCTTCCGCATTATGTGTTTACGCCCGCTATACCCGCCGCGGAGGGCTGGATATCAATCCCTGGCGAGCGACGCCGGGCATGGCCGCGCCGGCCGACATCCGCACCGCCCGCCAGTAGGACGCCGGCGTGGCGGGATGCCGGGACGGCAATTCGCCCGGCAGACAGGCCTACAGGCCCTTCTCGCGTATGGCGGGCCAGGCGCGCTGCAGGTAGTACAGCATGGACCACACGGTCAGCACCGCGGCGATCAGGATGAGGATGCCGCCCAGCACCTGGGTGCTGATGCCGCGCACCGGCTGGTAATACAGCAGGCAGGGAATCGCCACCATCTGCGCCGCCGTCTTGAACTTGCCCAGCCGATGAACGGCCACGCTGGCGCTGGCGCCGATCTTCGCCATCCACTCGCGCAGCGCGGAAATGGTGATCTCGCGACCGATGATGATGAGGGATACGAAGGCATCGACGCGCCCGAGGTCCAGCAGCACGATCAATGCCGCGCAGACCATCAGCTTGTCCGCGACGGGATCCAGGAAGGCGCCGAAGGCCGAAGTCTGGTTCCAACGGCGCGCCAGCCAGCCATCGAACCAGTCGGTCAGCGCGGCGACGACGAAGGCGCCGGCGGCCACCAT
Coding sequences within it:
- the pgsA gene encoding CDP-diacylglycerol--glycerol-3-phosphate 3-phosphatidyltransferase — protein: MPINVPIILTWLRIAMIPLVVGLFYLPSGWIEESNRDMVAAGAFVVAALTDWFDGWLARRWNQTSAFGAFLDPVADKLMVCAALIVLLDLGRVDAFVSLIIIGREITISALREWMAKIGASASVAVHRLGKFKTAAQMVAIPCLLYYQPVRGISTQVLGGILILIAAVLTVWSMLYYLQRAWPAIREKGL
- a CDS encoding ABC transporter ATP-binding protein, with amino-acid sequence MDSIISVRGLSKTYASGFQALKNVDLDIRRGEIFALLGPNGAGKTTLISIICGIVNPSQGTVLADGHDIIRDYRAARASIGLVPQELSTDAFESVWSTVTFSRGLFGKPANPAHIERVLRDLSLWEKKDSRIMALSGGMKRRVMIAKALSHEPTILFLDEPTAGVDVELRRGMWEMVRRLRDQGVTIILTTHYIEEAQEMADRVGVIRQGEIILVEEKDALMKKLGKRQLTLTLKAALPVLPPSLAGYQLELAGAGHELVYTYDNQEGGSDIATLLRRLDEAGIEFVDLRSSESSLEEIFVSLVSARS
- a CDS encoding ABC transporter permease encodes the protein MNIYAIRAIYLFEMHRMWRTLMQSVASPVISTALYFVVFGSAIGSHMVNIDGVSYGAFIVPGMIMLALLTQSISNASFGIYMPRFTGTIYEIHSAPISYVEIVIGYVGAAASKSIILGIIMLVTARLFVPFGIAHPLWMVGFLVLTSVTFSLFGFIIGIWADGFEKLQVIPLMVVTPLTFLGGSFYSINMLPDFWRAVTLFNPVVYLVSGFRWSFYGVADVSVAVSLGMTLLFLVVCMAAVRRIFRTGYRLKT
- the lon gene encoding endopeptidase La — translated: MILVPLRDAVLFPGVLSPVTVRRPGSVSAAQEAVKSELPVGFLLQRDASKTEVGPSDLYWVGTQGPIVRYITGQDDSHHIVVQGQSRFRVLEFLEGWPYMVARVAMVEQAENTDPQIEARFLQLKEQAVAAIGLLPHVPDELAAVVQGISSPGVLSDMVANLIDVKPAEKQDILETFDLARRLDKVIELLSARVNVLKLSREIGEKTRAQFDERQREHVLREQLRQIQKELGEGDDTAAEIEELKNAIENAGMPEEVLGNARKELKRLQRMSEGGGEYAMLRTYLEWLTELPWKQEPQPPIDIAQARQILDEDHFGLEKIKRRILEYLAVRKLNPQGKSPVLCFSGPPGVGKTSLGQSIARATGRAFQRVALGGVHDEAEIRGHRRTYLGALPGNIIQAMRRAGTNNVVMMLDEIDKLGAGGFHGDPGSALLEVLDPEQNHKFRDNYLGVDFDLSRVMFICTANVLDTIPGPLRDRMEIIQLPGYTEEEKIQIARRYLVKRQLEANGLRPEQASISDAALAAIVRDYTREAGVRNLEREVGSILRHAAMQIAEGKSENVDVEVDDLAESLGPRRFENEVALRTSVPGVATGLAWTPVGGDILFIEASKVPGSGRLILTGQLGDVMKESAQAALTLAKTWSGDPLDKVDIHVHVPAGATPKDGPSAGVAMFVALASLLKGTPVRSEVAMTGEVSLRGLVLPIGGVKEKTLAALRAGITTVMLPRRNEKDLDDVPKEARDKLRVVLLDRVEDALKVALATEKVPEQADATIETLH
- the queF gene encoding NADPH-dependent 7-cyano-7-deazaguanine reductase QueF (Catalyzes the NADPH-dependent reduction of 7-cyano-7-deazaguanine (preQ0) to 7-aminomethyl-7-deazaguanine (preQ1) in queuosine biosynthesis); translation: MSLANAPLGHDVAYPDHYDATLLFPIDRAANRGALGIATPLPFTGQDIWNAYELSWLNARGKPQVALGRFTVPADSPRIVESKSFKLYLNSLNQTRLPDARAYIERVVADVSAAVGTPVGLELLPSDRFADARVGVLPGETLDDLDIDIDRYTPDSALLRCAPDAGIVEETLTSELLKSNCPVTGQPDWGGVQISYRGRRIDRAALLSYIVSFRQHTEFHEHCVERMFMDIMAACAPSALCVYARYTRRGGLDINPWRATPGMAAPADIRTARQ